A region of Polyangiaceae bacterium DNA encodes the following proteins:
- a CDS encoding MarR family transcriptional regulator: MKGPRAASNGSAPISEWEALVVESVGTVIEFWRFKRNQGRVWALLYLRGREMTALELQEALELSKGAVSMVTRELEQWGVVSRVRSREDASWHFRAETDLMRMVGRVIEERESKLVHGVKADLERAERLARASGDVPPDVLTRLHRMKTLATLIDRAVRGFLHTARLDVGGAVSVLSGASPARRQRRAPEPARSRVSPG, from the coding sequence GTGAAAGGCCCACGCGCCGCGTCGAACGGCTCGGCTCCCATCTCCGAGTGGGAGGCGCTGGTCGTCGAATCCGTCGGCACGGTGATCGAGTTCTGGCGCTTCAAGCGCAATCAGGGCCGGGTCTGGGCGTTGCTCTACCTGCGCGGTCGCGAGATGACGGCCCTGGAGCTTCAGGAGGCGCTCGAGCTGTCCAAGGGCGCGGTGTCGATGGTCACCCGCGAGCTCGAGCAGTGGGGCGTCGTGTCTCGGGTGCGCTCGCGAGAGGACGCCTCCTGGCACTTCCGGGCGGAGACCGATCTGATGCGGATGGTCGGCCGCGTGATCGAGGAGCGCGAGTCGAAGCTCGTCCACGGCGTGAAGGCCGATCTGGAGCGGGCGGAGCGCCTGGCCCGCGCGTCCGGCGACGTGCCGCCGGACGTGCTCACGCGCCTGCACCGGATGAAGACGCTGGCCACGCTGATCGATCGCGCCGTGCGCGGCTTTTTGCACACGGCGCGGCTGGACGTGGGCGGCGCCGTCAGCGTGCTCTCCGGGGCCTCGCCGGCGCGGCGACAGCGCCGCGCGCCGGAGCCCGCGCGCTCCCGCGTCAGT
- a CDS encoding polyprenyl synthetase family protein has product MSAVETAQAAARDRVDLGEIERALERELDGPSTGLLKAAERHLCITHGAKRARPQLTLLLGQVAGAPQDALVDAAVAVELIHSASLLHDDVVDEGELRRGVPTVNARHGNVVAVLAGDHLLSRALVRLARYPQALSTRAAEVVAEMARAAVREVEVRGDASLSAAGWREVAMGKTAALFGLCGFAAGILSGDLARARRFEAASRSLGMAFQMQDDLGDLVDQNQDRYGDIKERNPSLPVLLACEEHPALAGRFGEAWSALPVSAETARQLGEAVLDTRAVDRTLDAVLRDVADARTALAPDAGHPAVDLIWAFAESLLSDPRRVRTP; this is encoded by the coding sequence ATGAGCGCCGTCGAAACGGCACAGGCCGCCGCTCGCGACCGGGTGGACTTGGGGGAGATCGAGCGGGCGCTCGAGCGGGAGCTCGACGGACCGTCCACGGGCCTCTTGAAGGCCGCGGAGCGGCACCTCTGCATCACCCACGGCGCGAAGCGCGCGCGGCCGCAGCTCACGCTGCTGCTCGGCCAGGTCGCCGGTGCGCCGCAGGACGCCCTCGTGGACGCCGCCGTCGCGGTGGAGCTGATCCACTCCGCCAGCCTGCTCCACGACGACGTGGTCGACGAGGGCGAGCTCAGGCGCGGAGTCCCCACGGTCAACGCGCGCCACGGCAACGTGGTGGCGGTGCTGGCGGGAGATCACCTGCTGTCGCGCGCGCTGGTGCGCCTCGCGCGCTACCCGCAGGCGCTCAGCACGCGCGCCGCCGAGGTCGTGGCGGAGATGGCCCGCGCCGCCGTGCGCGAGGTGGAGGTGCGGGGCGACGCCTCGCTCTCCGCCGCCGGCTGGCGCGAGGTCGCGATGGGCAAGACGGCCGCGCTGTTCGGCCTGTGTGGCTTCGCCGCCGGCATCCTGTCGGGGGATCTGGCTCGAGCGCGCCGCTTCGAGGCGGCCTCTCGCAGCCTGGGCATGGCCTTCCAGATGCAGGACGACCTCGGCGATCTGGTCGATCAGAACCAGGACCGCTACGGCGACATCAAGGAGCGGAACCCTTCGCTCCCCGTCTTGCTCGCGTGTGAGGAGCACCCGGCGCTCGCCGGCCGCTTCGGCGAGGCGTGGAGCGCCCTGCCGGTGTCGGCAGAGACGGCGCGGCAGCTCGGCGAGGCCGTGCTCGACACCCGCGCCGTCGATCGCACGTTGGACGCCGTCTTGCGCGACGTGGCGGACGCCCGCACCGCCCTGGCTCCAGACGCAGGGCATCCGGCGGTGGACCTGATCTGGGCCTTCGCCGAGTCGCTGCTCTCGGATCCGCGACGGGTGAGGACGCCGTGA
- a CDS encoding periplasmic heavy metal sensor, which produces MTRVLIQSLLALSLILAALPASAQGKGGEDKRAKVEQRLKQLRTRILRQEVGLDEKKAEEVQKILLKYEPERRKLQRQHQEHRRELRALLQSDSNDDAAYKKSIDGFRSTQKKLNALRDKEMDEVAKSITPKQQAKLYAALERLRKKVARRGRDGD; this is translated from the coding sequence ATGACTCGGGTGTTGATTCAGTCTCTGCTAGCGCTCTCGCTGATCTTGGCGGCGCTGCCCGCGAGCGCGCAGGGCAAAGGCGGAGAGGACAAGCGCGCCAAGGTCGAGCAGCGGCTGAAGCAGCTGCGCACCAGGATCCTGCGCCAGGAAGTCGGCCTCGACGAGAAGAAGGCCGAAGAGGTGCAGAAGATCCTGCTGAAGTACGAGCCCGAGCGACGCAAGCTGCAACGCCAACACCAGGAGCACCGGCGCGAGCTGCGAGCTCTGCTCCAGAGCGACAGCAACGACGACGCCGCGTACAAGAAGAGCATCGACGGCTTCCGCTCGACGCAGAAGAAGCTGAACGCCCTGCGCGACAAGGAGATGGACGAGGTAGCCAAGTCGATCACCCCGAAGCAGCAGGCGAAGCTCTACGCGGCCCTCGAGCGACTGCGCAAGAAGGTCGCGCGGCGCGGGCGCGACGGCGACTGA
- a CDS encoding sigma-70 family RNA polymerase sigma factor produces MSLEHELIARALDGDGRAFASLVEPHLPVVYRIAARACGDRALAEDAVQDALTLAFERLSTYQPGTSFRAFLAAYAVRRAQTLLRGERRRHAREEGSEAPQGMPGPAELVRASQAAVRVREALAKLPEKRRAVAMLRLDAELSYKEIAEAVGTTEGSARVLVHMALKELREQLLDLVTEEETSREP; encoded by the coding sequence GTGTCGCTCGAGCACGAGCTCATCGCGCGCGCGCTGGACGGCGACGGCCGGGCGTTCGCCAGTCTGGTCGAGCCTCACCTACCGGTGGTCTACCGCATCGCCGCCCGCGCCTGCGGCGACCGCGCGCTGGCGGAGGACGCGGTGCAGGACGCGCTGACCTTGGCCTTCGAGCGCCTCTCGACCTACCAACCGGGCACCTCGTTCCGCGCGTTCCTCGCGGCCTATGCCGTGCGTCGCGCGCAGACGCTGCTCCGCGGCGAGCGCCGCCGGCACGCTCGCGAGGAGGGCTCGGAAGCGCCGCAGGGCATGCCCGGTCCCGCGGAGCTGGTGCGCGCGAGCCAGGCCGCCGTGCGCGTCCGCGAAGCGCTCGCCAAGTTGCCGGAGAAGCGCCGCGCGGTGGCCATGCTCCGACTCGACGCGGAGCTCTCGTACAAGGAGATCGCGGAGGCCGTGGGCACCACCGAAGGCTCGGCTCGGGTGCTGGTACACATGGCGCTGAAGGAGCTACGCGAGCAGCTTCTGGACCTCGTCACGGAAGAGGAGACCTCGAGAGAGCCATGA
- a CDS encoding crotonase/enoyl-CoA hydratase family protein, with product MRQSAMPETLRIEGNEHVVSVVLQKPTMPPLFFDELGAAFDEISARADVRAVIVRSDCKHFTYGLDLPAAFAELGPSLQGGTAAVRLELNRTILRLQAQITKVASCPVPVIAAVHGWCIGGGVDLITACDMRLCTSDARFSVRETKIAIVADIGTLQRLPLVVGKGQARELAFTGKDIDAERAERIGLVNQVFADPAALRSGAEALAHEIAANAPLTVRGVKRVMDFGEGRSVAEGLEFVAAWNSAFLASEDLGEALAAFLEKRPPSFQGR from the coding sequence ATGCGGCAGTCTGCCATGCCCGAGACGCTGCGCATCGAAGGAAACGAACACGTGGTGAGCGTCGTGCTGCAGAAGCCGACCATGCCTCCGCTCTTCTTCGACGAGCTAGGCGCCGCGTTCGACGAAATCTCCGCCCGCGCCGACGTGCGCGCGGTGATCGTGCGCTCGGACTGCAAGCACTTCACCTACGGGCTCGACCTGCCCGCGGCCTTTGCGGAGCTGGGCCCGAGCCTGCAAGGCGGCACGGCCGCGGTGCGTCTGGAGCTGAACCGTACGATCTTGCGTCTCCAGGCGCAGATCACCAAGGTGGCGAGCTGTCCGGTCCCCGTGATCGCAGCCGTCCACGGCTGGTGCATCGGCGGCGGCGTCGATCTGATCACCGCTTGCGACATGCGTCTCTGCACGAGCGACGCCCGCTTCTCGGTTCGCGAGACCAAGATCGCCATCGTCGCGGACATCGGCACGCTCCAGCGCCTGCCGCTGGTCGTGGGCAAGGGACAGGCCCGCGAGCTCGCCTTCACCGGCAAGGACATCGACGCCGAACGCGCGGAGCGCATTGGTCTGGTCAACCAGGTGTTCGCGGATCCGGCCGCCCTGCGGAGCGGCGCGGAGGCCCTGGCCCACGAGATCGCCGCGAACGCTCCGCTCACCGTGCGCGGAGTGAAACGGGTGATGGACTTCGGCGAGGGTCGCAGCGTCGCCGAGGGGCTCGAGTTCGTGGCCGCGTGGAACTCGGCCTTCCTGGCCTCCGAGGATCTGGGCGAGGCCCTGGCCGCCTTCCTGGAGAAGCGCCCGCCGTCCTTCCAGGGTCGCTGA
- a CDS encoding NAD(P)-binding protein: MRADLAIVGAGTAGAALASMAAKRGLRVLCLERRAAKEAGARWVNGVPGWAFDAAGVARPRGEELFGSGHELHLLAGFGPRRLAIRGHDVLEVDMRHLVERLQNDAREHGATILEGVRVTGFDGRALDTSAGRVSARWFVDASGLAGARLLEQPRVGKLDLCSAAQEVRAVTDLAAARAFFDRHEVGAGNTACFTAVAGGFSVINVRLSGDRVGVLTGSIPGAGQPSGRELLDRFVAEQPWIGAPLFGGARAIPLVRPLDVLARGNVALLGDAAGQVFSAHGSGIGAGMVAARLLADVLGEGRDLHQYAVAWHRELGGLFATFEAFRRFSQRLSERDLDRMMQSGLLSEQGARAGLEQRLPRPSPGVLASALRGVVTERRLALRLAPALAKGAAAAALYRRYPEDPRALPEWSARLSRLLD, translated from the coding sequence ATGCGAGCGGATCTGGCCATCGTCGGTGCTGGTACGGCGGGAGCCGCCTTGGCTTCCATGGCGGCGAAGCGCGGCCTGCGCGTGCTGTGCCTCGAGCGACGCGCCGCCAAGGAGGCAGGCGCTCGCTGGGTGAACGGCGTGCCCGGCTGGGCGTTCGACGCCGCCGGCGTCGCGCGGCCGCGCGGCGAGGAGCTTTTCGGCAGCGGTCACGAGCTGCACCTGCTCGCCGGCTTCGGCCCGCGCCGCCTGGCCATCCGTGGCCACGACGTGCTCGAGGTGGACATGCGTCACCTGGTCGAGCGGCTCCAGAACGACGCGCGGGAGCACGGCGCCACGATCTTGGAGGGCGTGCGCGTCACCGGCTTCGATGGTCGCGCGCTCGACACCAGCGCTGGCCGGGTGAGCGCCCGCTGGTTCGTGGACGCCTCGGGGCTCGCCGGTGCCCGACTGCTCGAGCAGCCGCGCGTCGGCAAGCTCGACCTGTGCTCCGCAGCGCAGGAGGTCCGCGCCGTGACGGATCTGGCGGCGGCGCGCGCGTTCTTCGACAGACACGAGGTCGGCGCGGGCAACACCGCCTGCTTCACGGCGGTGGCCGGCGGCTTCTCGGTGATCAACGTGCGCCTCTCCGGCGATCGCGTGGGCGTGCTCACCGGCAGCATCCCGGGCGCAGGTCAACCATCCGGCCGCGAGCTCCTCGACCGCTTCGTCGCGGAGCAGCCTTGGATCGGCGCGCCGCTGTTCGGCGGCGCTCGCGCCATTCCGCTCGTCCGTCCCCTCGACGTGCTCGCGCGGGGTAACGTCGCGCTGCTCGGCGACGCCGCCGGTCAAGTGTTCTCCGCTCACGGCTCTGGCATCGGCGCAGGCATGGTCGCGGCGCGGCTGCTCGCGGACGTGCTCGGCGAGGGGCGCGACCTGCACCAATACGCGGTGGCGTGGCACCGCGAGCTCGGCGGGCTCTTCGCCACCTTCGAAGCGTTCCGGCGCTTCTCGCAGCGGCTGTCGGAGCGCGATCTGGACCGAATGATGCAGAGCGGGCTGCTCAGCGAGCAGGGCGCGCGCGCCGGGCTCGAACAGCGCCTGCCCCGACCGAGCCCGGGCGTCCTGGCGAGCGCGCTCCGGGGTGTGGTCACGGAGCGGCGGCTGGCGCTCCGACTGGCGCCGGCGCTGGCCAAGGGGGCGGCCGCGGCCGCGCTCTACCGGCGCTACCCCGAGGACCCTCGGGCGCTGCCCGAGTGGTCGGCGCGGCTCAGCCGCCTGCTCGACTGA
- a CDS encoding alpha/beta hydrolase, which yields MRPLFVLAHGAGAPSSSEWMRGWRTRLETLGEVASFDFPYMARGLKRPDRLPVLIAAHREAIQGALAGRELPLVLAGKSMGSRVGCHVAAGGDVAVSALVCFGYPLVGQNGKIRDEVLLALRTPVLFVQGTRDKLCPLERLEETRAKMTARSELHVVEGGDHSLLVTKTLLRQQGRTQADEDAAILQAIERFLSRAGG from the coding sequence ATGCGCCCGCTCTTCGTGCTGGCCCACGGCGCCGGCGCGCCGTCGTCGTCGGAGTGGATGCGCGGCTGGCGCACGCGGCTCGAGACCCTCGGGGAGGTCGCGAGCTTCGATTTTCCCTACATGGCTCGGGGTCTCAAGCGGCCGGATCGCCTGCCGGTGCTGATCGCAGCGCATCGCGAGGCGATTCAAGGCGCGCTCGCGGGACGCGAGCTCCCCCTGGTGCTGGCCGGCAAGAGCATGGGGTCGCGAGTCGGCTGCCACGTCGCGGCGGGCGGCGACGTCGCCGTCTCGGCGCTGGTCTGCTTCGGCTATCCGCTCGTCGGCCAGAACGGCAAGATCCGCGACGAGGTCCTGCTCGCGCTCCGGACGCCCGTGTTGTTCGTGCAGGGAACCCGCGACAAGCTCTGCCCGCTCGAGCGCCTCGAGGAGACCCGAGCCAAGATGACGGCGCGCTCGGAGCTCCACGTCGTGGAGGGCGGCGATCACTCGCTCCTGGTGACGAAGACCCTGCTCAGGCAGCAGGGACGCACGCAGGCCGACGAGGACGCGGCCATCCTCCAGGCCATCGAGCGCTTCCTCAGTCGAGCAGGCGGCTGA
- a CDS encoding MATE family efflux transporter, with protein sequence MSGPSKSELQLLLRAGTPLALASLVQTLVGTIAVAVAGRLGEGTLGAVGLGSAVYFTVAVLGVGVLLGIDPIVTQAVGRGDTEHARRALAQGLVLALLLCLPLGVLATRVVAGLHGIDLAPETLGSVHAYVWGRLPGLAPFLGFVVLRSSLAAEGRTGHVLTAAVAANLCVLASAPGLAEAHGPLGIGWAESLGAWVQAVVLLGCVRPRGLLRLVGRLELIVPMLRVGVPVGLALVLEYAVFAGVNLQVALLEPAALGAHQVAITWVGTLFMLPVGFGGAAAARVGQALGRGDVASARRAGVAALAIAVGFGAVAALPFLTIPRLLASWVTSDPHAISLALPLMGVAALALVADSAQAVLAGAVRGAGDTRFALLASLLGHYGLGLPVGFVLATRGGLGTTGLWLGLSVGLGSVALLLALRFIVVIAPLGRRAERCEPRSRESSLPAPWPGPECSPHPSLGPETSRLHP encoded by the coding sequence GTGTCAGGTCCATCGAAATCCGAGCTCCAGCTGCTGCTCCGCGCGGGCACGCCGCTGGCTCTGGCGAGCCTGGTCCAGACGCTGGTCGGCACCATCGCGGTCGCCGTGGCGGGACGCCTCGGGGAGGGAACGCTGGGCGCCGTCGGGTTGGGCTCCGCCGTCTACTTCACCGTTGCCGTGCTCGGAGTGGGCGTGCTGCTCGGCATCGATCCGATCGTGACGCAGGCCGTCGGGCGCGGCGACACCGAGCACGCGCGGCGGGCGCTCGCACAAGGACTCGTCCTCGCGCTGCTGCTCTGCCTTCCGCTGGGCGTGCTGGCGACCCGAGTCGTCGCCGGTCTGCACGGGATCGATCTCGCGCCGGAGACCTTGGGTTCCGTACACGCCTACGTCTGGGGACGCCTGCCAGGCCTCGCCCCGTTCCTGGGCTTCGTGGTCTTGCGCAGCAGCCTCGCCGCGGAGGGCCGAACCGGCCATGTGCTGACCGCGGCCGTGGCCGCGAACCTGTGCGTGCTCGCTAGCGCGCCCGGGTTGGCGGAAGCACACGGCCCGCTCGGGATCGGCTGGGCGGAGAGCCTCGGCGCTTGGGTCCAGGCCGTGGTGCTCCTCGGGTGCGTGCGCCCGCGCGGTCTGCTCCGCCTGGTCGGACGCCTCGAGCTGATCGTGCCGATGCTGCGCGTCGGAGTGCCGGTGGGGCTCGCGCTGGTCCTCGAGTACGCGGTGTTCGCCGGTGTGAACCTGCAAGTCGCGCTGCTCGAGCCCGCCGCGCTCGGCGCTCATCAGGTGGCGATCACCTGGGTCGGCACGCTGTTCATGTTGCCGGTGGGTTTCGGCGGCGCTGCGGCGGCGCGGGTCGGGCAAGCGCTGGGCCGAGGGGATGTGGCGTCCGCGCGGCGTGCTGGTGTGGCCGCGCTGGCGATCGCTGTGGGATTCGGCGCGGTCGCGGCGCTGCCTTTCCTGACCATCCCGCGCCTGCTCGCGTCCTGGGTGACCTCCGACCCTCATGCCATCTCGCTCGCGCTGCCGCTGATGGGCGTCGCTGCGCTGGCGCTGGTCGCGGACTCGGCGCAGGCCGTGCTCGCCGGCGCGGTCCGTGGCGCGGGTGACACGCGCTTCGCGCTCCTCGCCAGCTTGCTCGGGCACTACGGCCTGGGCCTGCCGGTCGGCTTCGTCCTGGCGACGCGAGGCGGGCTCGGAACCACCGGATTGTGGCTCGGGCTCAGCGTGGGCCTCGGCAGCGTTGCGCTCCTGCTCGCCCTGCGCTTCATTGTCGTGATCGCGCCGCTTGGCCGGCGCGCCGAACGATGCGAGCCCCGCTCTCGAGAGAGCTCCTTGCCCGCGCCTTGGCCGGGCCCGGAGTGTTCCCCGCACCCGAGCCTTGGTCCGGAGACTTCGCGGCTGCATCCGTAG
- a CDS encoding CoA pyrophosphatase, which yields MRLGESPSVVVVVRAATLSEHAGELGFPGGKPHPGEPLAEAACRELEEELAVSAENVELLGSLTPIPVVTGKYLITPFVGVIAPRASPRLASPELVELIDVPIEPFFSGERPIFGFFTHFRGDPFLLPHFRFGERVLFGASAVILFELFARLAREIGVSLPELQIEKDRPWGTRYPP from the coding sequence GTGCGGCTCGGCGAGAGCCCCAGCGTGGTCGTGGTGGTGCGCGCGGCGACGCTCTCGGAGCACGCCGGCGAGCTGGGCTTTCCCGGTGGCAAGCCCCATCCCGGCGAGCCGCTGGCGGAGGCCGCATGTCGCGAGCTCGAGGAGGAGCTGGCCGTATCGGCCGAGAATGTGGAGCTCCTGGGCTCCCTGACGCCCATCCCGGTCGTCACCGGAAAGTACCTGATCACACCCTTCGTCGGGGTGATCGCCCCCCGCGCCTCACCGCGCTTGGCGTCGCCGGAGCTGGTCGAGCTCATCGACGTGCCCATCGAGCCGTTCTTCAGCGGCGAGCGGCCGATCTTCGGGTTCTTCACCCACTTTCGCGGTGATCCGTTCCTGCTCCCGCACTTCCGCTTCGGCGAGCGCGTGCTCTTCGGCGCCAGCGCCGTGATCCTGTTCGAGCTCTTCGCGCGCTTGGCCCGCGAGATCGGCGTGTCCTTGCCAGAGCTGCAGATCGAAAAGGATCGCCCCTGGGGTACGCGCTACCCTCCCTGA
- a CDS encoding amidase, protein MVRMSATELAGRIRTKELGPVEVAEAHIRRVEQVNPALNAVVAERFDKALDESRAAEARLMRTPAAELPPLFGVPCTIKDFYAVEGLPQTGGLWLRKDAIATEDAVVVRRVRDAGAIVLGVTNVPEGGLWLESHNRVYGRSNNPWDLRRTPGGSSGGEGAIVAAGGSAFGMGSDIGGSIRLPAAFCGVAGHKPTGRMVPSTGHWPPLEGALRGYLACGPIARRVDDLIAVWKLVAGPDAAGFTQAWELGDPAAVDLTGVSVFPLHEGGVKVEPALGAALDRSAHLLERRGARIERLRPDLLREAIWVWGAMMSAEEGPSYAELVSGDRDMSVLRELMKLPLGRSRHTGPVLALILGERLMKRFPSKQNQRLLELGRSLGREIEDTLGDRGVILHPPYSRSAPRHGAPLLRPLDPGFTAIFNVLELPATQVPTGLDSRGLPVGVQVVGARGRDHLCLAVAKALEEELGVLTPIDPRPAHHAAAARRG, encoded by the coding sequence ATCGTCCGCATGTCCGCCACCGAGCTCGCCGGTCGCATCCGCACGAAGGAGCTCGGGCCGGTCGAGGTCGCAGAGGCGCACATCCGTCGCGTCGAGCAGGTGAATCCCGCCCTGAACGCGGTCGTCGCGGAGCGCTTCGACAAAGCCCTGGACGAGAGCCGCGCGGCCGAGGCGCGCTTGATGCGCACGCCGGCCGCGGAGCTACCGCCGCTCTTTGGCGTGCCCTGCACCATAAAGGACTTCTACGCCGTCGAGGGGCTGCCCCAGACCGGCGGGCTCTGGCTGCGCAAGGACGCCATCGCCACGGAGGACGCCGTGGTGGTGCGGCGCGTGCGCGACGCCGGCGCCATCGTGCTCGGGGTGACCAACGTCCCGGAGGGTGGCCTCTGGCTCGAGAGCCACAACCGCGTCTACGGCCGGAGCAACAACCCGTGGGACCTCCGGCGCACGCCAGGAGGCAGCAGCGGAGGAGAGGGCGCCATCGTCGCCGCCGGAGGCTCCGCGTTCGGCATGGGCTCCGACATCGGCGGCTCGATTCGCCTGCCCGCGGCGTTCTGCGGCGTCGCGGGTCACAAGCCCACCGGGCGCATGGTGCCGAGCACTGGGCACTGGCCGCCGCTCGAGGGAGCCCTCCGCGGCTATCTCGCCTGCGGCCCCATCGCACGTCGGGTGGACGACCTGATCGCGGTGTGGAAGCTCGTCGCTGGACCGGACGCGGCGGGCTTCACGCAGGCCTGGGAGCTCGGCGATCCGGCGGCGGTGGACCTCACGGGTGTCAGCGTCTTCCCGCTGCACGAAGGCGGCGTGAAGGTGGAGCCCGCGCTCGGCGCGGCCCTCGATCGCTCTGCGCACCTGCTCGAACGACGCGGCGCGCGCATCGAGCGGCTGCGACCCGACCTGTTGCGCGAGGCCATCTGGGTCTGGGGCGCGATGATGTCGGCCGAAGAGGGCCCGAGCTACGCGGAGCTGGTCAGCGGCGATCGCGACATGTCCGTGCTGCGCGAGCTCATGAAGCTGCCCCTCGGCCGTTCCCGCCACACCGGGCCAGTCCTGGCGTTGATCCTGGGCGAGCGGTTGATGAAGCGCTTCCCCAGCAAGCAGAACCAACGCCTGCTCGAGCTCGGTAGGAGCCTGGGCCGTGAGATCGAGGACACGCTGGGCGACCGCGGCGTGATCCTGCACCCGCCGTATTCGCGCTCTGCGCCGCGGCACGGCGCGCCCCTGCTCCGGCCCCTGGATCCGGGGTTCACCGCCATCTTCAACGTGCTCGAGCTGCCCGCGACGCAGGTGCCGACGGGGCTCGACTCGCGCGGGCTCCCGGTGGGCGTGCAGGTGGTCGGCGCGCGGGGCCGCGATCACCTGTGCCTGGCGGTAGCGAAGGCGCTGGAGGAAGAGCTGGGCGTCTTGACTCCCATCGACCCGCGCCCGGCCCACCACGCCGCGGCGGCGAGGAGAGGATAG
- a CDS encoding methyltransferase domain-containing protein produces MSKRLLTLPGVNWALRQLSSFVDLQWAIMVRQLAEVAPRARGRLLDVGCGQKPYQKIFSPFVNEYIGLEHEATFAETSSASHESRPDVYYDGVTIPFDDASFDTLLNIQVLEHTPKPQALVHEMARVLRPDGILIVSAPFSFRLHEEPHDYFRFTPHGLRDMLDQAGLEISEITAQGSLWSVLGHKLNSFLAFRVARLQGVGQALGKLGHERQTTDSMRFWAVPWVVPAMALVSGSSRALDYVLPDESEALSFLVIARHKKNR; encoded by the coding sequence ATGTCCAAACGCCTCTTGACCCTGCCCGGGGTGAATTGGGCTCTCCGCCAGCTCTCCTCGTTCGTCGATCTGCAGTGGGCCATCATGGTCCGGCAGCTCGCGGAGGTCGCTCCGCGCGCGCGGGGGCGGCTCTTGGACGTGGGCTGCGGACAGAAGCCGTACCAGAAGATCTTCAGCCCGTTCGTGAACGAATACATCGGCCTCGAGCACGAGGCGACCTTTGCCGAGACCAGCTCGGCGTCCCACGAGTCGCGACCCGACGTCTACTACGACGGGGTGACGATCCCGTTCGACGACGCGAGCTTCGACACGCTACTGAACATCCAGGTGCTCGAGCACACGCCCAAGCCGCAGGCACTGGTCCACGAGATGGCGCGCGTCCTGCGCCCAGACGGGATCCTGATCGTGAGCGCGCCGTTTTCGTTCCGGCTCCACGAGGAGCCACACGACTACTTCCGCTTCACCCCCCACGGCCTCCGCGACATGCTGGACCAGGCCGGGCTGGAGATCTCCGAGATCACGGCCCAAGGCAGCCTGTGGAGCGTGCTCGGGCACAAGCTCAACTCGTTTCTGGCGTTCCGGGTGGCGCGGCTGCAAGGGGTCGGGCAGGCTCTGGGCAAGCTCGGCCACGAGCGCCAGACGACGGACTCGATGCGGTTCTGGGCGGTGCCGTGGGTGGTGCCGGCCATGGCGCTGGTGAGCGGCTCGTCCCGAGCTCTGGACTACGTATTGCCGGACGAGAGCGAGGCACTGAGCTTCCTGGTGATCGCGAGGCACAAGAAGAACCGGTGA
- a CDS encoding alpha/beta fold hydrolase — MRLPRLAQIPPVFLFLLSGIACACNSSAPAPSPAPAASAAKPAAQPAPLEYLERSSGGARANEPLPLLVAMHGLGDRPEAFGELYAGFAGKARIVLLRAPDPWGDGFSWFPFRANDGDELRSRGIATAAERVVTMLGVLEARHPSKGKPIVTGFSQGGMLSFAIAARHPGRVRAALPIGGVLPPPLWPGLDAGRPAVRIIALHGETDDLVPLAPTRAGVDALHARGFDARLETFPAVGHRIPAPLRTRYFELLREELERP, encoded by the coding sequence ATGCGGCTCCCCCGGCTCGCGCAAATCCCCCCGGTCTTCCTCTTCCTGCTTTCGGGGATCGCCTGCGCGTGCAACTCGAGCGCGCCTGCGCCCAGCCCGGCCCCAGCCGCGAGCGCTGCAAAGCCCGCAGCGCAGCCCGCGCCGCTCGAATACCTCGAGCGCAGCAGCGGCGGGGCGAGGGCGAACGAGCCGTTGCCGCTGCTCGTCGCGATGCACGGCCTCGGCGATCGACCGGAGGCCTTCGGCGAGCTGTACGCTGGGTTCGCAGGCAAAGCTCGCATCGTGCTCTTGCGCGCGCCGGATCCCTGGGGCGATGGCTTTTCGTGGTTTCCGTTTCGGGCCAACGACGGCGACGAGCTGCGCTCGCGGGGCATCGCGACGGCGGCCGAACGCGTGGTGACGATGCTGGGCGTGCTCGAGGCACGGCATCCCTCCAAGGGCAAGCCCATCGTCACGGGGTTCTCCCAGGGCGGCATGCTGAGCTTCGCCATCGCCGCGCGGCACCCGGGGCGCGTGCGCGCGGCGCTCCCCATCGGTGGCGTCCTTCCGCCGCCGCTCTGGCCAGGGCTCGACGCCGGGCGACCGGCTGTGCGCATCATCGCGCTGCACGGCGAGACCGACGACCTGGTCCCGCTCGCGCCCACCCGCGCCGGCGTGGACGCGCTCCACGCGCGCGGCTTCGACGCCCGGCTCGAGACCTTCCCGGCAGTGGGGCACCGAATCCCGGCGCCGCTCCGGACCCGCTACTTCGAGCTCTTGCGGGAAGAGCTCGAACGGCCCTGA